A single Diachasmimorpha longicaudata isolate KC_UGA_2023 chromosome 10, iyDiaLong2, whole genome shotgun sequence DNA region contains:
- the LOC135166419 gene encoding uncharacterized protein LOC135166419, which translates to MREKSSECPTHVDYVRGTTEMCSRDPPALHPALAKANGKNSSPQASPQGEGRIEGNCLPTPGGRLKFFKDGKFILELSHRRDGERTTWFPVPKKTFWPPASTTPNRQESSTSLSVSDDNSSIQSSPWQRDHCWKQTHPRRCVTTEFNFSYHRDPRNRLSAPSRQLARIRRRPLEPWPLPLVIETHTRRKQSAKSNNVTPGKALTLIIDKLSRLDPNVVSPRKRILRELERVTLEDQASKRRATPQPITPTTTTTSVQSQKQLCSYSITSILGEDKPSPEPGFLRNLLKLEDTNAVKYSSSHSYPRGRIDPFVASANTSIHHPIYGVPMLPPGPYRPGLWMHYPPPVHYPPPLPIYPPPPPPHPSSSPVHHYKDYREQTLTPPSDMPLNLSKHAG; encoded by the exons ATGCGGGAGAAGTCTTCAGAATGTCCCACTCACGTAGATTACGTGAGGGGCACGACAGAGATGTGCTCGCGTGATCCTCCCGCCCTACATCCAGCCCTTGCCAAGGCCAATGGTAAAAATTCATCGCCTCAGGCGAGCCCACAGGGAGAAGGGAGAATTGAGGGAAATTGTTTGCCAACACCTGGGGGAAGATTGAAGTTCTTTAAGGATGGCAAATTTATACTGGAGTTGTCACACAGGAGGGATGGTGAGAGGACAACTTGGTTTCCTGTACCTAAGAAGACTTTTTGGCCTCCTGCTAGCACAACACCGAACAGACAGGAGAGCTCCACTTCACTCAGtg TATCCGATGACAATTCTTCGATCCAATCGAGTCCCTGGCAGCGAGATCACTGTTGGAAACAGACTCATCCCCGACGTTGCGTGACAacggaattcaatttttcttatcaCCGTGATCCTCGCAATCGTCTCTCCGCACCGTCCCGCCAACTAGCGAGAATTCGTCGACGTCCCCTGGAGCCATGGCCCCTGCCCCTCGTCATCGAGACTCACACGAGGCGGAAGCAATCAGCAAAAAGCAATAACGTCACTCCAGGAAAAGCACTGACTCTCATTATTGACAAGTTATCCCGATTGGATCCAAACGTTGTGTCTCCAAGGAAGAGAATTCTCAGGGAATTGGAGAGGGTCACCCTCGAGGATCAAGCATCCAAGAGGCGTGCCACACCCCAGCCCATAACCCCCACAACAACGACAACTTCTGTTCAATCACAGAAACAGTTGTGTTCGTACAGTATCACCAGTATTTTGGGTGAGGACAAACCAAGTCCAGAACCTGGCTTCCTCAGAAATCTCCTCAAGCTCGAGGACACTAATGCTGTTAAATACTCGTCGAGTCATTCCTATCCTAGGGGCAGAATCGATCCATTCGTTGCATCTGCCAATACATCGATTCATCATCCTATTTATGGTGTACCAATGCTACCACCTGGACCATACAGACCAGGACTGTGGATGCACTATCCACCTCCTGTTCATTATCCACCACCTCTCCCCATTTATCCACCCCCACCACCTCCACATCCATCGTCTTCACCGGTTCATCATTATAAGGATTATAGGGAACAAACTCTAACGCCTCCATCAG ATATGCCGTTAAATTTGTCGAAGCATGCCGGTTGA